In Aquimarina sp. TRL1, a single window of DNA contains:
- a CDS encoding T9SS type A sorting domain-containing protein: MKRILLFLVALFLVFLEGQSQVSQKGTPVFEGRKVAKSAKMMKVHLPSLDIEKLEKEDIEEEKKGVPMRFAYGHKVVLNFENSGNWFTAKNGDKFWLLEIESTGAKSLNITFDEFFMAEGASLFVYNEGKTMVKGAFTSFNNKKTGDFSIAPVKGDKIILEYYQPKTVKGKSRLQISTVAHDYKGIYKLAKDFGDSGSCHNNINCDEGDGWKDQSRSVALVTLGNGTRWCTGTLINNSKNDGTPYFLTANHCTEDEGRNPANWIFIFNYESPSCESVEVSTDDSISGCRVLANGVDSDYLLLELSVTPPERYNVYYSGWDAREIIPTNTVGIHHPWGDIKKISFDHDAPEVTKYYDREKGSGITHWHVKNWESGTTEKGSSGSALFNPEKRIIGQLHGGDAACGIIDSDWYGRLSVTYPNICQWLAPGCSEKVMDGYQPIISDIVDNERPTKVTGVRVDDVQETTIRVSWNSSTDNRNVIGYYVYVNDKLSAFVEDTTVLLSELRGGTQYIIKIKARDEVGNESDFSEEVLVETLPEKPCEEISVWEAGTEYEQGNMVVYKERIFFKDYSEIGWSYIGVCGEGEIKGSIEFPPVKNELKVYPNPILENTLYVSFKANNDAVMYVYDVGGHVVTKMKFQSFLPVGKLPSGMYILEVISNGRSYQKRFIRK; encoded by the coding sequence ATGAAAAGAATATTGCTGTTTTTAGTAGCATTGTTCCTGGTTTTTTTAGAAGGACAATCTCAGGTTAGTCAAAAAGGAACTCCGGTTTTTGAAGGAAGAAAGGTGGCTAAATCTGCAAAAATGATGAAGGTGCATCTACCTTCTTTAGATATTGAAAAATTAGAAAAAGAAGATATCGAAGAAGAAAAAAAAGGTGTACCGATGAGGTTTGCCTATGGGCATAAAGTGGTATTGAATTTCGAGAATTCAGGAAATTGGTTTACGGCTAAAAATGGAGATAAGTTCTGGTTGCTGGAAATAGAATCTACAGGAGCAAAGTCACTAAATATAACATTTGATGAGTTTTTTATGGCTGAAGGGGCGTCTCTGTTTGTCTATAATGAAGGAAAGACAATGGTAAAAGGAGCTTTTACTTCTTTTAATAATAAAAAGACTGGGGATTTTAGTATTGCACCAGTTAAAGGGGATAAGATCATTTTAGAATATTACCAACCTAAAACAGTAAAAGGAAAATCCAGGTTGCAAATTAGTACTGTTGCGCATGATTATAAAGGAATATATAAATTAGCCAAAGATTTTGGTGATTCAGGAAGTTGTCATAATAATATTAATTGTGATGAAGGAGATGGATGGAAAGACCAAAGTAGATCAGTGGCTCTAGTTACTCTAGGAAATGGTACGCGCTGGTGTACGGGAACATTGATAAATAATTCTAAAAATGATGGAACTCCTTATTTTCTGACGGCAAATCACTGCACAGAAGATGAAGGAAGAAATCCTGCTAATTGGATTTTTATTTTTAATTACGAATCTCCTTCTTGTGAGAGTGTAGAAGTGAGTACGGATGATTCGATATCTGGATGTCGGGTATTGGCTAATGGTGTAGATTCAGATTATTTGTTGCTGGAGTTGAGTGTTACTCCTCCAGAACGATATAATGTTTATTACAGCGGATGGGATGCTAGAGAAATAATACCAACTAATACAGTTGGAATTCATCACCCGTGGGGAGATATAAAGAAGATATCTTTTGATCATGATGCTCCTGAGGTTACAAAGTATTATGATAGAGAAAAAGGAAGTGGGATTACTCATTGGCATGTCAAAAATTGGGAAAGTGGTACAACAGAAAAAGGGTCTTCGGGGTCTGCACTGTTTAATCCGGAAAAAAGAATTATAGGGCAACTGCATGGGGGCGATGCTGCGTGCGGGATTATTGATAGTGATTGGTATGGTAGATTATCAGTTACTTATCCAAATATATGTCAGTGGTTAGCTCCAGGATGCTCAGAGAAAGTGATGGATGGATATCAACCGATAATAAGTGATATTGTAGATAATGAGCGACCAACAAAAGTTACTGGAGTAAGAGTAGATGATGTACAGGAAACAACGATTCGTGTTTCTTGGAACTCTTCAACAGATAACCGTAACGTTATAGGGTATTATGTGTATGTGAATGATAAGTTATCTGCTTTTGTGGAAGACACAACAGTACTTCTATCGGAATTAAGAGGCGGGACTCAGTATATAATAAAAATAAAAGCAAGAGACGAAGTAGGTAATGAGTCCGATTTCAGTGAGGAAGTGCTTGTCGAGACATTGCCGGAAAAACCCTGTGAAGAAATTTCTGTCTGGGAAGCAGGAACTGAGTACGAGCAAGGGAATATGGTGGTATATAAAGAGCGTATTTTCTTTAAAGATTATTCCGAAATAGGCTGGTCATACATAGGAGTGTGTGGAGAAGGGGAGATTAAGGGGTCGATTGAGTTTCCTCCTGTAAAAAATGAGCTGAAAGTATATCCGAATCCAATTTTAGAGAATACGTTGTATGTTTCTTTTAAAGCAAACAATGATGCTGTGATGTATGTGTATGATGTTGGTGGGCACGTAGTAACAAAAATGAAATTTCAATCATTTTTACCAGTTGGGAAGTTGCCGTCAGGGATGTATATCTTAGAGGTGATATCTAATGGACGAAGCTATCAGAAAAGATTTATAAGAAAATAA
- a CDS encoding transporter, with amino-acid sequence MNLLHKSLNSLARLLFFLLPIWSFSQTPINGFYHKKNELTIATTYTAKSYDQFYRGTTLTDGNPAGFGKISSSIFSFFGEYGITDWLSTTVTLPHISIKSNDGAIDPVQGKSKVSGLQDLQLFLKVKAFEKKFKDNSNITIGAAAGTSIPVGGYDGRGILSIGTDATTFDGSAVLQYTTSFNLFTEVQAGYSLRNNSDYDVPNAFLSSFKVGYFNDSFYAHAKIGLQNSTSGFDIGSDEFVAAGGPSSLPQTEVDFTNLHFGLYVPLYKNILGISSGYGLAIDGRNYNKESTFSFGAVYKLY; translated from the coding sequence ATGAATCTTCTACACAAATCACTAAATTCACTGGCTCGTCTTTTGTTTTTTTTACTTCCTATTTGGAGCTTTTCTCAAACTCCAATCAACGGGTTTTATCACAAAAAAAATGAGCTGACGATTGCCACTACTTACACTGCCAAAAGCTATGATCAATTTTACAGAGGTACCACGCTTACTGATGGAAATCCTGCTGGTTTTGGTAAAATATCTTCCTCAATTTTTAGTTTTTTTGGGGAGTACGGAATCACTGATTGGTTATCTACCACAGTAACACTTCCGCATATATCAATAAAAAGTAATGACGGAGCTATTGATCCTGTTCAAGGAAAAAGTAAGGTTTCAGGATTACAAGACTTACAACTATTTTTAAAAGTCAAAGCCTTTGAAAAAAAATTCAAAGATAATTCCAATATTACCATTGGTGCAGCAGCAGGAACAAGCATTCCTGTTGGGGGGTATGATGGTAGAGGAATTCTATCCATAGGTACTGACGCAACCACATTCGATGGTTCAGCAGTATTACAATACACCACCTCTTTTAACTTATTTACAGAAGTACAGGCAGGATATAGTCTCCGGAATAATTCTGATTACGATGTTCCCAATGCTTTCTTAAGCAGTTTTAAAGTAGGCTATTTTAATGACTCTTTTTATGCGCATGCCAAAATTGGTCTTCAGAATTCCACATCTGGTTTTGATATTGGGTCTGATGAATTTGTCGCAGCCGGAGGTCCTAGTTCACTTCCTCAAACAGAAGTTGACTTCACCAATTTGCATTTTGGGCTTTATGTACCATTATACAAAAACATTCTTGGAATATCTTCGGGATATGGACTTGCAATAGATGGTAGAAACTACAACAAAGAATCTACTTTCTCCTTTGGAGCCGTATATAAGCTATACTAA
- a CDS encoding CYTH domain-containing protein yields the protein MVEIERKFLIKSSDFKKNAISKARITQGFLSTDPERTVRIRIYGQKGFITIKGKGNATGTTRFEWEKEINLKEAKQLLSLCKKGIIDKTRYTIPAGNHTVEVDEFFGENSGLIIAEIELTHEHEQFERPIWLGEEVTGDKKYYNSQLSKHPFVEWSI from the coding sequence ATGGTAGAAATAGAAAGAAAATTTCTGATCAAGTCTTCCGATTTTAAAAAAAATGCTATTAGCAAAGCGAGAATTACTCAGGGATTTTTATCCACTGATCCCGAAAGAACTGTTCGAATTCGAATCTATGGCCAAAAAGGGTTCATCACAATAAAAGGAAAAGGAAACGCTACTGGCACTACGCGATTCGAATGGGAAAAAGAAATTAATCTGAAAGAAGCAAAACAGCTGTTATCGCTTTGTAAAAAAGGAATTATTGATAAAACTCGGTATACCATACCTGCAGGAAATCACACTGTAGAGGTCGATGAGTTTTTTGGAGAAAACTCAGGTTTAATCATTGCAGAAATTGAATTAACCCATGAACACGAGCAATTCGAACGTCCTATTTGGTTAGGAGAAGAGGTTACTGGTGATAAAAAATATTACAACTCACAATTGAGCAAACATCCATTTGTCGAATGGAGTATTTAG
- the dinB gene encoding DNA polymerase IV produces MGEKEGYRKIIHVDMDAFYASVEQMDNPELKGKPLAVGGGGKRGVVSAASYEARKYGVHSAMSGMAARRNCPELIFVRPRYDRYKEISTTIRKIFFEYTDLVEPLSLDEAYLDVTENKKGNPSATLIAEEIRKKIYDQVGLTASAGISINKFVAKVASDYHKPNGQKTVNPEEVVAFLEGLDVKKFYGVGKVTQAKMYQMGIYTGADLKAKSLEFLTANFGKAGKHYYHIVRGIHHSPVKPNRERKSLAAERTFSENIASEVYMLERLQSIAEELQKRLKKSGVAGRTITLKIKYSDFTIQTRSKTLPYFVNDMALLLETAKELLYQEKMKNSVRLLGISLSNLNTANVDKKDKKEIEIIQLKFDF; encoded by the coding sequence ATGGGAGAAAAAGAGGGATATAGAAAAATTATACATGTGGATATGGATGCATTTTATGCTTCTGTAGAGCAGATGGATAACCCTGAGTTAAAAGGAAAGCCACTGGCTGTTGGTGGTGGCGGAAAAAGAGGGGTCGTCAGTGCAGCGAGTTATGAAGCAAGAAAATACGGAGTTCATTCAGCGATGAGTGGGATGGCAGCTAGACGCAATTGTCCGGAGCTGATATTTGTACGTCCCAGATATGATCGATACAAAGAAATTTCCACTACTATCAGAAAAATATTTTTTGAATATACTGATCTGGTGGAGCCTTTGTCTCTGGATGAAGCATATTTGGATGTAACAGAAAACAAAAAAGGAAACCCCAGCGCTACTCTTATTGCTGAAGAGATACGAAAAAAGATATACGATCAAGTAGGATTGACGGCCTCAGCAGGAATATCTATTAACAAATTTGTAGCTAAAGTTGCAAGTGACTATCATAAGCCTAATGGTCAAAAAACAGTAAATCCAGAAGAAGTAGTAGCGTTTTTAGAAGGGTTGGATGTCAAAAAATTCTATGGAGTTGGAAAAGTGACGCAAGCCAAAATGTATCAAATGGGGATTTATACCGGAGCGGACTTAAAAGCAAAATCACTGGAATTTTTAACAGCTAATTTTGGGAAAGCAGGAAAACATTATTACCACATTGTAAGGGGGATTCATCATAGTCCTGTGAAACCCAATAGGGAACGAAAATCATTAGCAGCTGAGAGAACGTTTAGTGAGAATATAGCATCAGAGGTGTATATGCTGGAGCGTTTGCAAAGCATAGCTGAAGAATTGCAAAAAAGGCTTAAAAAAAGTGGTGTAGCAGGAAGGACTATCACCCTAAAGATAAAATATAGCGATTTTACAATCCAGACCAGAAGTAAGACATTGCCGTATTTTGTAAATGATATGGCTTTGTTGTTAGAGACGGCAAAAGAATTATTGTATCAGGAGAAGATGAAAAACTCAGTTCGTTTGCTGGGAATTTCTTTGTCTAATTTGAATACAGCCAACGTCGATAAAAAAGATAAAAAAGAAATCGAAATCATTCAATTAAAATTTGATTTTTAA
- a CDS encoding methionine aminotransferase produces MQDLISKLPTVSTNIFSVMSQLATTHNALNLSQGFPNFETSPTLIRLVSEAMQNGYNQYAPMAGLLPLREIISKKTASLYQRNYNPEEEITITSGATQAIFTIIAAFIRQNDEVILLKPAYDCYEPTIELFGGKPVPVQLNGPDFSVNWDEVASKITKKTKMLIINTPHNPTGTTLQKKDMLRLEQILKDTNILLLSDEVYEHIVFDNKSHQSAALFPHLAERSFITASFGKTFHTTGWKMGYCLAPKELMKEFRKVHQFNVFCSNHPMQHALTTYLKTPENYTSLPEFFQKKRDLFLSLLKDSKFTFTPASGTYFQLLNYRNITDESDVTFAKRLTIEHKIASIPVSVFNMNQQDDKLLRFCFAKTDDALQKAAEILCSI; encoded by the coding sequence ATGCAAGATCTTATTTCCAAACTTCCGACGGTTTCCACCAATATTTTTAGTGTCATGAGTCAATTGGCAACGACACATAATGCATTAAATTTATCACAAGGTTTCCCTAACTTCGAAACAAGCCCAACGCTCATTCGTTTAGTTTCTGAAGCGATGCAAAATGGGTATAATCAGTATGCTCCTATGGCAGGATTACTCCCTTTACGAGAGATAATCTCTAAAAAAACAGCCTCTCTATATCAACGGAATTATAATCCTGAAGAAGAAATCACAATTACTTCTGGTGCCACTCAAGCCATCTTTACAATTATTGCCGCTTTTATCCGACAGAATGACGAAGTTATTCTCCTGAAACCTGCATATGATTGTTATGAACCCACAATTGAATTATTTGGAGGAAAACCTGTTCCTGTACAACTAAATGGTCCTGATTTTTCGGTAAATTGGGATGAAGTGGCTTCAAAAATCACAAAGAAAACCAAAATGCTGATTATCAACACCCCTCATAACCCTACCGGAACTACTTTGCAGAAAAAAGACATGCTCCGTCTGGAGCAAATTTTAAAAGACACTAACATATTGCTCCTTAGTGATGAAGTGTATGAGCATATCGTTTTTGATAATAAATCGCATCAAAGTGCTGCTTTATTTCCTCATCTGGCAGAACGCAGTTTTATTACAGCTTCTTTTGGAAAAACATTTCATACGACTGGCTGGAAAATGGGATACTGCCTGGCTCCTAAAGAATTAATGAAGGAATTCAGAAAGGTACATCAGTTTAATGTTTTTTGCAGTAATCATCCTATGCAACATGCACTAACAACCTACCTAAAAACTCCCGAAAATTACACTTCACTTCCTGAGTTTTTTCAAAAAAAGAGAGACCTGTTCCTATCGTTACTAAAAGATTCTAAATTTACTTTCACCCCTGCATCAGGGACTTATTTTCAATTACTGAATTATCGCAATATTACTGATGAATCGGATGTTACTTTTGCCAAAAGACTCACTATAGAGCACAAAATTGCTTCTATCCCTGTATCTGTTTTTAATATGAATCAGCAAGATGATAAATTATTGCGATTCTGCTTTGCTAAAACAGATGATGCACTACAAAAAGCAGCTGAGATTCTATGCAGTATCTAA
- a CDS encoding succinate dehydrogenase cytochrome b subunit, whose amino-acid sequence MGGLIKSSIARKVAMALSAFFLMFFLLQHFAINVTSIFSADVFNELSHFMGTNPAVQYALQPVLIFGVVFHFVMGFILELKNRGAREVKYYKNNGAANSTWMSRNMILSGLVILFFMGLHFYDFWIPELKTKFVDGDWTGVIEGQEGYRYFTELQHKFVSPVRVGIYILAFVFLSLHLLHGFNSAFQSVGANNKYTRGLKTFGKLYAIAIPLGFIIIALFHFFNQPH is encoded by the coding sequence ATGGGTGGATTGATAAAATCTTCAATAGCGAGAAAGGTAGCCATGGCACTTTCAGCTTTCTTCCTAATGTTTTTTTTACTACAACATTTTGCGATTAATGTAACTTCAATTTTTAGTGCGGATGTATTCAATGAGTTATCTCATTTTATGGGTACAAATCCAGCTGTTCAATACGCTTTACAGCCTGTTTTGATTTTTGGAGTTGTTTTTCACTTTGTGATGGGATTTATTTTAGAATTAAAAAACAGAGGCGCGAGAGAAGTGAAGTATTATAAGAATAACGGAGCAGCTAACTCTACTTGGATGTCAAGAAATATGATTTTGAGTGGATTGGTGATTTTGTTTTTTATGGGGCTTCATTTTTACGATTTCTGGATTCCGGAATTGAAAACAAAATTTGTAGATGGTGATTGGACAGGAGTAATTGAAGGTCAGGAAGGATATCGTTATTTTACGGAATTACAACATAAGTTTGTCAGTCCGGTAAGAGTTGGGATTTACATATTAGCATTTGTGTTCTTGTCATTGCATTTACTGCATGGATTTAATTCGGCTTTTCAATCAGTAGGAGCTAATAATAAATACACAAGAGGATTGAAAACTTTTGGGAAATTATATGCGATAGCAATACCATTAGGATTTATAATCATTGCTTTGTTTCACTTTTTCAATCAACCACATTAA